One window of Leptotrichia sp. oral taxon 498 genomic DNA carries:
- a CDS encoding O-methyltransferase, giving the protein MIENFNELSKYAQDLFYYKNKKSKKYEIIKEIKEESLEKKVPIITDDVLNFMIFAAKNKKSKKILEIGTATGYSGIFLAQIANENGGFLTTIEIDEIRYKKAIENFKKMGIFEKNNLIMGDALEEIPKLDKNVKYDFIFIDAAKGQYSKFFEMCYELLCENGIIFIDNIVFRGFVAKSKEEVPKRYKTIVKRLNEFIKKLNDEYNFVLLPFGDGVGIVKK; this is encoded by the coding sequence ATGATAGAAAATTTTAATGAATTATCAAAATATGCGCAAGATTTGTTTTACTATAAAAATAAAAAATCAAAAAAATATGAGATTATAAAAGAAATAAAAGAAGAAAGTTTGGAGAAAAAAGTACCTATAATTACAGATGATGTACTTAATTTTATGATATTTGCTGCAAAAAATAAAAAGTCAAAAAAAATTTTAGAAATTGGAACTGCGACTGGATATTCAGGGATTTTCTTGGCACAAATTGCAAATGAAAATGGTGGATTTTTGACCACAATAGAAATTGATGAAATTCGTTATAAAAAAGCGATTGAGAATTTCAAAAAAATGGGGATATTTGAAAAAAATAATTTAATTATGGGAGATGCGCTGGAAGAAATACCCAAATTAGATAAAAATGTAAAGTATGATTTTATATTCATAGATGCGGCAAAGGGTCAGTATTCAAAATTTTTTGAAATGTGTTATGAGCTGCTTTGTGAAAATGGAATAATTTTTATTGACAACATTGTATTTCGTGGATTTGTGGCAAAATCTAAGGAAGAAGTTCCAAAAAGATATAAAACGATTGTAAAAAGATTGAATGAATTTATTAAAAAATTAAATGACGAGTATAATTTTGTTTTGCTGCCGTTTGGCGATGGAGTGGGAATAGTCAA
- a CDS encoding type II secretion system F family protein — protein MGKITEKELLTFTKSVYYLLNGKISLIDTLTIVSQNYKSEMKNKILKTKAQIEQGVPLTKAFYKIVKEREFLEMIKIGEQTGNLELVFKNLYQKYEFNQKIKKDIIGLSIYPVTVIVTAVIIVAILLKFVVPKFVSIYSDIGQDLPKITKTVINMSKIFDKYWIAFFGVMVFIYFLFFYFKKKNEEDFEKFFLKLKIIGKMYKDICVLNFTRNMYSLTNTNISFVKSLEMCSNSKSNVLNKELKKIISKIEKGESIQKSFKNTTFFDVEYRSFLTIGERTGKMEISFFNLNEIYYERVNEKIKWLLKMFEPFSIIFIGILIGGIIFSVMLPIFKMGEML, from the coding sequence GTGGGGAAAATAACTGAAAAGGAACTTTTGACATTTACAAAAAGTGTATATTATTTGTTAAATGGGAAGATTAGCTTGATTGATACACTTACGATTGTTTCTCAAAATTATAAAAGCGAAATGAAAAATAAAATTTTAAAAACTAAAGCACAAATAGAACAGGGAGTCCCTTTAACTAAAGCATTTTATAAAATTGTTAAAGAAAGAGAATTTTTGGAAATGATAAAAATTGGAGAGCAGACTGGAAATTTGGAATTAGTTTTTAAAAATTTGTATCAAAAATATGAGTTTAACCAAAAAATAAAAAAAGATATTATAGGACTTAGTATTTATCCAGTTACGGTTATTGTTACAGCAGTTATAATAGTTGCAATCTTATTAAAATTTGTTGTTCCAAAATTTGTTTCAATTTATTCGGACATTGGACAAGATTTGCCCAAAATTACAAAAACTGTTATAAATATGAGTAAAATTTTTGATAAATATTGGATTGCTTTTTTTGGTGTGATGGTTTTTATATATTTTTTGTTTTTTTATTTTAAAAAGAAAAATGAAGAAGATTTTGAAAAATTTTTTTTAAAATTAAAAATAATTGGGAAGATGTATAAAGATATTTGTGTGTTAAATTTCACAAGAAATATGTATTCTTTAACTAATACAAATATATCGTTTGTGAAATCTTTAGAAATGTGTTCAAATTCTAAAAGTAATGTTTTAAATAAAGAATTGAAAAAAATTATTTCAAAAATTGAAAAGGGGGAAAGTATACAAAAATCATTTAAAAATACAACTTTTTTTGATGTGGAATACAGAAGTTTTTTAACGATAGGCGAGAGAACTGGAAAAATGGAAATTTCATTTTTTAATTTGAACGAAATATATTATGAAAGAGTAAATGAAAAAATTAAATGGCTTTTAAAAATGTTTGAGCCATTTTCGATAATTTTTATCGGAATATTAATCGGTGGAATAATATTTTCGGTTATGCTTCCAATTTTTAAAATGGGAGAAATGCTATAA
- a CDS encoding ROK family protein, translating to MAIIAAIEAGGTKFICGIGTEDGKVIERVSIPTTTPEETMGKVIEYFSDKEFDVMGVGSFGPIDPVKGSETYGYITKTPKPYWSDFNMIGELKKHFDVPMEFDTDVNGAALAESWWGAGEGLKNVLYITVGTGIGAGAVVDGKMVQGLTHPEMGHILLKRHKDDKFEGRCPFHKDCLEGIAAGPAIEARWGKKGFELAEVDEVWDMEAYYLAQALVNYILILSPQKIIMGGGVMKQKQLFPKIRKYVQESLNGYVQKKEILEDIDNYIVYPGLGDEAGFVGSIALGKIALEQK from the coding sequence ATGGCAATTATTGCAGCAATAGAAGCTGGAGGAACAAAATTTATCTGTGGAATTGGAACAGAAGATGGGAAAGTGATTGAAAGAGTTAGTATTCCTACAACAACGCCTGAAGAAACAATGGGAAAAGTTATAGAATATTTTTCAGATAAAGAATTTGATGTGATGGGAGTTGGAAGTTTTGGTCCAATTGATCCTGTAAAAGGTTCTGAAACTTACGGGTATATAACAAAAACTCCAAAACCTTATTGGAGTGATTTTAATATGATTGGAGAACTAAAAAAACATTTTGATGTGCCAATGGAATTTGATACAGATGTAAATGGAGCGGCGCTCGCTGAATCTTGGTGGGGAGCAGGAGAAGGACTAAAAAACGTGCTGTATATAACAGTTGGAACAGGAATTGGAGCAGGAGCCGTTGTTGATGGTAAAATGGTTCAAGGGTTGACTCATCCTGAAATGGGACATATTTTGCTAAAAAGACATAAAGATGATAAATTTGAAGGAAGATGTCCATTTCATAAAGACTGTTTGGAAGGAATTGCAGCAGGACCAGCAATTGAAGCTAGATGGGGGAAAAAAGGATTTGAATTGGCTGAAGTTGACGAAGTTTGGGATATGGAAGCGTATTATTTGGCACAAGCGTTAGTAAATTATATTTTGATTTTATCGCCACAAAAAATTATTATGGGCGGTGGAGTTATGAAACAGAAACAACTGTTTCCAAAAATCAGAAAATATGTTCAGGAATCTTTAAACGGATATGTACAAAAGAAAGAAATTTTGGAAGATATTGATAATTATATTGTCTATCCTGGATTAGGTGATGAAGCTGGGTTTGTCGGATCAATTGCATTAGGAAAAATTGCTTTAGAACAAAAATAA
- the rfaE1 gene encoding D-glycero-beta-D-manno-heptose-7-phosphate kinase — MISIRRLKEILERFKSVRIAVIGDMMLDEYLIGKVGRISPEAPVPVVNIEKERFVLGGASNVANNLISLSANVSVYGVVGNDANGEKFIKELEVKKINSAGIVKDSSRPTIIKSRVLAQGQQLLRLDWEKDIDISSENQDKILELLKEDLKNIDAILLSDYNKGLLTERLSKKIIKLSKENGKVVVVDPKPQNFKNYVGATSITPNKKEILDYFGMKKFSSEEEIVEKLEQLKKELELENVVLTRSEEGVSLFETEHKRIPTVAREVYDVTGAGDTFISTFLLARCAGADLYEAGEIANMASGIVVAKIGTATATKEEILDFYETVQEHL, encoded by the coding sequence ATGATTTCAATTCGAAGGCTTAAAGAGATACTTGAACGGTTTAAAAGTGTGAGAATTGCTGTTATTGGGGATATGATGCTAGATGAATATCTTATTGGAAAAGTTGGCAGAATTTCTCCTGAAGCACCAGTTCCTGTAGTGAATATTGAGAAAGAACGATTTGTATTGGGTGGAGCTTCAAATGTGGCAAATAACTTAATTTCATTATCAGCTAATGTATCGGTGTATGGAGTCGTGGGAAACGATGCAAATGGTGAAAAGTTTATAAAGGAATTGGAAGTTAAAAAAATTAACTCAGCTGGAATTGTGAAAGACAGTTCCCGTCCAACTATAATTAAAAGTAGAGTTTTAGCACAAGGACAACAATTACTTCGGCTAGATTGGGAAAAAGATATTGATATTTCATCTGAAAACCAAGATAAAATTTTAGAATTATTAAAAGAAGATTTGAAAAATATAGATGCGATTTTGTTATCCGATTATAATAAAGGACTTTTAACAGAAAGACTTTCCAAAAAAATTATAAAACTTTCTAAAGAAAATGGAAAAGTTGTAGTAGTAGATCCAAAACCTCAAAATTTTAAAAATTATGTTGGAGCAACTTCTATAACACCTAATAAAAAAGAGATTTTGGACTATTTTGGAATGAAAAAATTTTCTAGTGAAGAAGAAATTGTAGAAAAATTAGAGCAGTTAAAAAAAGAATTGGAGCTTGAAAATGTTGTGCTTACGAGAAGTGAAGAGGGAGTTTCACTTTTTGAAACGGAACATAAAAGAATACCGACGGTGGCAAGAGAAGTTTACGATGTGACGGGCGCAGGAGATACATTTATTTCAACTTTTCTTTTGGCAAGATGTGCAGGAGCTGATTTATATGAAGCTGGAGAAATTGCGAATATGGCTTCAGGAATAGTTGTGGCTAAAATTGGAACGGCAACTGCAACAAAAGAAGAAATTTTAGATTTCTATGAAACCGTACAAGAACATTTGTAA
- a CDS encoding type II secretion system protein GspD yields MRKLNFILYAIIFFSNTFSAKVTDYVNKNDAQNMKKIFIYKVPKENKKIENNSINNNTQQKQVKTPENNTSKQTKQIPKMENNKKEVTKIESSKIENQKKDEIKNKTGEIEFEYRDVKEISEALNGFEKFEVIGVGNKIIFSGDEKKFEEMKKIIKSFDSPKEQVIIKGTIIDTSSNLFERLGIDWSINSDSGNTGKNNLVAKFLNGEISISSIFSAGGKFLGVDFNMLKENGDIKIEAMPTLMIMEKEEGELKVTEEVIIGEKKVTKNNEDYIEPIFSEAGIVFKITPEIKKINGIKKILLKLDTEISNFKLTSTYSASSGAKQKNQTRTTITLNDGGSTFIGGLKQNVSKETQRRVPILSKIPIIGPLFKYRRTNKEMRDIYIEIEAVIQNDKSLLVN; encoded by the coding sequence ATGAGGAAATTAAATTTTATTTTATATGCCATTATTTTTTTTAGTAATACTTTTTCAGCGAAAGTTACGGATTATGTAAATAAAAACGATGCACAAAATATGAAAAAAATATTTATTTATAAAGTGCCGAAGGAAAATAAAAAGATTGAAAATAATAGTATAAATAACAACACACAACAAAAGCAAGTAAAAACTCCTGAAAATAATACATCTAAACAGACAAAACAAATTCCAAAAATGGAAAATAATAAAAAAGAAGTTACAAAAATAGAAAGTTCAAAGATTGAAAATCAGAAAAAAGATGAGATAAAAAATAAGACGGGAGAAATTGAGTTTGAATATAGAGATGTAAAAGAAATTTCTGAAGCATTAAATGGATTTGAAAAATTTGAAGTTATTGGCGTGGGGAATAAAATTATTTTTAGTGGAGATGAAAAGAAATTTGAAGAGATGAAAAAAATAATAAAGTCTTTTGACAGTCCAAAAGAGCAGGTTATAATAAAGGGAACGATAATTGATACAAGTTCAAATTTATTTGAGCGGCTTGGAATTGACTGGTCGATAAATTCAGATTCTGGAAATACTGGAAAAAATAATTTGGTTGCAAAATTTTTAAATGGAGAAATTTCGATTAGTTCGATATTTTCTGCTGGAGGAAAATTTTTGGGAGTTGACTTTAATATGCTAAAAGAAAATGGAGATATAAAAATAGAAGCTATGCCAACACTTATGATTATGGAAAAGGAAGAAGGGGAATTAAAAGTTACGGAAGAAGTGATTATAGGTGAAAAAAAAGTAACTAAAAATAATGAAGATTATATTGAGCCAATATTTTCAGAAGCGGGAATTGTTTTTAAAATAACTCCAGAAATAAAAAAGATAAATGGAATAAAAAAAATATTGTTAAAACTTGATACGGAAATAAGTAATTTCAAATTGACATCAACTTATAGTGCATCTTCTGGTGCAAAACAAAAAAATCAGACACGAACTACGATAACATTGAATGATGGTGGCTCGACATTTATAGGAGGATTGAAACAAAATGTGAGTAAAGAAACACAAAGAAGGGTGCCAATACTCTCAAAAATTCCAATAATTGGACCGCTATTTAAATATAGAAGGACAAATAAAGAAATGAGAGATATTTATATTGAAATTGAAGCTGTTATACAAAATGATAAATCGCTTTTAGTAAATTAG
- a CDS encoding type IV pilus modification PilV family protein translates to MKKGKGETLVESLISMFFVTLAIVPLSNLFLKTLKTNTKIDNVNLQNIEISNMIELIKVKKYEEMNNFSGKYEIADTNDFYNKFLIEKKYQILKNIDFTKNKIQIKIEKTDGFYLNEKGEKEYIFKIIANKMNDYYFPNFL, encoded by the coding sequence ATGAAAAAAGGTAAGGGAGAAACTTTAGTTGAAAGTTTAATTTCAATGTTTTTTGTAACACTCGCGATTGTTCCGTTGTCAAATTTGTTTTTAAAAACTTTAAAGACGAATACGAAAATAGATAATGTAAATCTTCAGAATATAGAAATTTCAAATATGATTGAGCTCATAAAAGTTAAAAAATATGAAGAAATGAATAATTTTTCTGGAAAATATGAAATTGCAGATACAAATGATTTTTATAATAAATTTTTGATTGAGAAAAAATATCAAATTTTAAAAAATATTGATTTTACAAAAAATAAAATTCAAATAAAAATTGAAAAAACAGATGGATTTTATTTGAATGAAAAAGGCGAAAAAGAATATATTTTTAAAATAATTGCAAATAAAATGAACGATTATTATTTTCCAAATTTTTTATAG